CTCAGGTATGACATTGAAACCTCTGTCAATTCCGGTAGATGTATGGTCGTTGTATGAGGGGGTCACAGTCGAAGTGATCTCATTTGAGGGGCCGAATGGCCAGTCGCCATTTCCGACTGTTTCAGGTGCCGGACCATGGCAGTTGGAGTGGACTCCCGGCCTGAATGGTGCGGGTGCGTATCTGTTGACCGTTCGCGCTTCGAATCCGCAAGGGCAGCACGCCGAAAAGTCCATAGCGATTGCCATCGGCTCCAGTGTCCTGTCAGGAGATATTGACTGCAACGGCAATGTCGACTTAAGCGACCTGTCACGGATGATAAACTGGCTGCTCAATCACACGGTGCCGCCGCTCTGTCCGTAGGTCTTGAGATGATCAAGAGACAATGAAAAAGGCGGCTCAGGTGAGCCGCCTTTTCTATGAGAAACGTGTATCGACTTAACCAACCAGCACTTTTTCGAGACGTTCGACCAGATAGTCGACATCCTTCTCAGTGATGATGAGCGGCGGGGAGATACGGATCGTATGGCCGTGGCTGTCGTTCGCAAGGACATTGAGATCGAGCAGTTGACGGCAGTAGTTCATGGCGTCGCCATCGTTGACTTCGATCCCGATAAAGAGGCCGCGTCCGCGGACTTCTTTGACATGCTTGGAACGCTTGGCAACATCAAGGATCTTCTCTTTGAGGATCTTGCCGGTCGTGGCGGCCTTTTCAGAGAGCTTTTCTTCTACGAGGACATCGAGAGCGGCAACGCCAGCCACACAAGCGAGAGGGTAACCGCCGTAGGTGGAACCATCGCGACCCGGCTGGAAGACCAGATCCATCAGGTGAGAGTTTGTCACCATGACAGAAAGCGGGACTAAACCGCCGGAGATCGCTTTGCCGAGGATGACGGCATCGGGGATGACATTCTCATGCTCGAAGCAGAAGTTCTTGCCGGTACGTCCGAGGCCGACCTGGATCTCATCGAAGAGCAACAGCAGGTCGTTGGCATCGGCGATCTCGCGAAGTCCCTGGAGGAATCCCGCCGGCGGCTGATACATGCCGCCTTCGCCCTGCATCGGTTCGACCAGAATAGCGCAGGTGTTTTTGTTTACGGCCTTCTTGACGCCTTCGAGGTCGCCAAAATCAACCGTCACGAAACCGGGGGTGAGCGGGCCGAAGCCTACTTTGTATTTTTCTGAGGTAGAGAACGAAACGATGGTGATCATGCGGCCATGGAAGTTATTGCCGAAAACGATGATCTCCTGTTTGCCATCCGGGATCCCTTTAGCCATATGGCCATAGGCGCGTCCGAGCTTGATGGCAGTTTCGACGGATTCAACGCCGCCATTCTTGGCGAGGACTTTGTTCCCTTTGGCGCCAAAACGGGGGCCAAGCTGCGGGACGAGAGTCGCGCACTTTTTCAGGAAGAAGCCAAGCGGGTCGGTATAAACGACATTCGAAATAACAGAGGCATAGTGACCATTGAGAGCATCAACGAGTGCCTGGACGATCTTCGGATGATGATGGCCGGGGTTAGCGGCGGAATAGGCAGAGAGGCAGTCGAGATACTTTTTGTCATCCAGAGAGGTAAGCCAGGCGCCTTCGGCTTTGCGGACCACCATATGAAGGCGGCCGTAATGATTGGCGCCGTACGTGGTCTCCCAGTCAAAGATCTGGTCATCGGAGACGTTGGAATACGTCGTGGCTGAGCGATGCAGGGTGTCGGTTGGATTCATGGTCGTATCCTCTATGTTCTAAAGGCCTAGTAGTCGAAAGTGGGTGACTCTAACATATCAATTATCGTCATTTCCGCAAGCTGTTTCTATATGAAAAGACGTCAAAAACAGAACAATTGTTGCATTATATCTTTGTGCGGTGACTATGGTGCGTTGAAAACTGGTGTTTAGGGAAGATAGTTCGGCGAATGAAATTCGGTAGGTTGGAGGGAAGTCGTTGGGTTGGTTGAGGATGAATCGAGATATGGGCGGAAGCGGGCATAGGGTTGATTTTAGGGCGGGAATTGGATATAGTGATCCATCAATCAAGAGAGGGAGGATACTCCATGAAAAGACGAATACTGGTTTTGGGGCTGTTGATGCTGGTGGGGTGGAGTGGGATGGTGAGGGGGGAGGATACAACTGAAGTCAGACACAAGATCGCGGTGCGGTTGGCGGGGGCGTGGGATGTTGTTCAGGGTGACGATGATTACTGGTTTCATTCAGGGTTGGGTTACAACTTACAACTGATGGTTCCAATCAGTAGGAGTTTTGCGATCATTGGCAATCTGGGAAAGTCTGGGCAGAAGATGACCGACCTGCCGCGGCAATTCGGAAGTTCATTTACGACCTACGAATCTGATCTGGAATTCTCTTCATACAGATACTCAGCCGGATTGAGATACATCACTCGGAGTCTGTTCGGCTGGAAACGGACAAAGTTCTACATGGACCTTACGGCAGGCAAATTGTACTCCGAATATAGTGGAAGAGCACTTCTGGAAGATTCGACTGGCCAGCCTGGTTATGTCTTGAAACCGAATTCGCACGATCCGGATCTTCTGGTTGAGTGGGAGACGGGGCTGCAGATGCGGATAACATCAGGCATCGCGGCTGAGTTTGGTATTAGGCGATACCTTTCATTCTACAAGGCCAGTGGAAACGGCACCACTATGAACCAGGATTTTGGATTTTGCCTGGGAGTGACGGTGGGGTTTGGGAAGAAGGAGTGAGGTAAAATCGTTCGGTGATTGTGATGCCCACCATAAATGGTGGGGTACGGTAATTGTTCGATAGGCAAGTAATGGGAGACATTGTGAACAGAATGGTGAACATCAGCAAGATTCTCCTGCTGGGAGTTTTCCTGTCGACGGAGGTTTCAGCCACAGACACTATCAAGTCAGACTCCACGTCCAAGATCTGGAAGTTTGCGGTGCGCGTTGCGGGGGTATACGACGTTAAGCCGGATGAGCGGTATGAAATCTTGAGGTCTGGCTACGGATACAATATCGAGGCTCTACTTCCACTGCATAGGAACCTGGCTATTTTCGTGAACTTCGCGCGAACAGGACTTGAGACTGTCGAACTACCGAAGTGGCCCACGGATGACTTTGAATCATATGCTTCAACTCTGCAGTACTCAGCAACAAGTCAGACGCTGGGTATACGCTACACACATCTTGGCGTGTTAGGCTGGAAAAGCGTAGGTTGGCATCTTGACCTCGGACTCGGAAAGGCGGATCGAGAGTACGAAGGATACGTAGAGCTTGTTGATCGCTTCGGGCAACCAGGGTATCGGTGGAAGATCGACACGGACGATCCCGAGTTTCTGGTGGAGTGGGAGTTAGGTTTGCAGAAACGGATGTGCAGCTCGTTGGCAATCGAACTTGGTTTCAGGCGATATATGTCTTTCACCAAATCTGAACTGCCTGATGATCTGGAAGGGACCAGAATGATTCAAACTTGGGGGTTCTTGCTTGGGCTAACGGCCGGGATTCCGGCGGGAAAGTGAAAGGGGAGAGGTTGCTTCGTCCCCCGCCCGCCCCTCGTCTTCGCTCGGGGCGACGTTCGCATGCTCCTCGCAATAACTTCGAACATCTACTCACTTCAGAATGCACTAAGGGCAGACCAGGAGGTCTGCCTCTCAAATAGCAGGGACGGGTCGGGAGGTCTGCCACTCAATTCAACAGGGCATGCGGAGACGTCTGCCGCTCAGATAATCCGATGGTTAAATAGAGTTAATTGGTCCAATTTTGCTTGCGTCTCCAGAGGGCTGTTATTATTCTTCAGGCGCGCGAATTTTGCCGACTAGACGTTTTCCCTTTTTCAGCTTTCGCATCAAAATTCGTGTGATCCGGGCTTTACTCCGCGACCCTCGTTGCTATGCCTGCCAAAGATCATCCGGCCGCTGAGTGAATATTCAAATCTGCAATTGCATAGTATGAGTGCCCGACTCGGTATGGGTGGCAAGAGACCAAACAATCGGCCCCTGCACCATTCCCGGAAGGCTCAACCATTCTCACTCTGGAGGCCCGTCATGGCAACGGTAGGAACTGATACTGGAAAACAATCGGGGAGAAAAGTCAGTGTCGGCGATGTCGACACACTGCAAAAATCACTCAAGGGAAAGCTGCTTCGCCCCGGCGACCAGGGATATGACACCGCGAGGACGATCTGGAACGCGATGATCGACCGGCAGCCTGCAATTATCGTGCAGCCGATGGATGCCGGTGATGTGCAGAAGGCAGTCAACTTTGCCCGCGAACAGAACATCCTTGTCGCTATCAAGGGTGGCGGACACAATATCGCCGGCAATGCGGTATGTGACGACGGTCTTATGATCGATTTCAGTCTGATGCGCGGAGTGCGAGTAGACCCAGCGGCGAAAGTAGCCCATGTCGAAGCCGGGGCGCTGCTCTCTGATGTCGACCACGCGACCCAGGCACACGGACTGGCGGTCCCGCTTGGCATCAATTCGACGACCGGTGTCGCCGGTCTTACACTGGGTGGTGGATTTGGCTGGCTGACTCGGCAACATG
This genomic interval from bacterium contains the following:
- a CDS encoding aspartate aminotransferase family protein, which codes for MNPTDTLHRSATTYSNVSDDQIFDWETTYGANHYGRLHMVVRKAEGAWLTSLDDKKYLDCLSAYSAANPGHHHPKIVQALVDALNGHYASVISNVVYTDPLGFFLKKCATLVPQLGPRFGAKGNKVLAKNGGVESVETAIKLGRAYGHMAKGIPDGKQEIIVFGNNFHGRMITIVSFSTSEKYKVGFGPLTPGFVTVDFGDLEGVKKAVNKNTCAILVEPMQGEGGMYQPPAGFLQGLREIADANDLLLLFDEIQVGLGRTGKNFCFEHENVIPDAVILGKAISGGLVPLSVMVTNSHLMDLVFQPGRDGSTYGGYPLACVAGVAALDVLVEEKLSEKAATTGKILKEKILDVAKRSKHVKEVRGRGLFIGIEVNDGDAMNYCRQLLDLNVLANDSHGHTIRISPPLIITEKDVDYLVERLEKVLVG